A portion of the Bubalus kerabau isolate K-KA32 ecotype Philippines breed swamp buffalo chromosome 1, PCC_UOA_SB_1v2, whole genome shotgun sequence genome contains these proteins:
- the RPAP3 gene encoding RNA polymerase II-associated protein 3 isoform X2 yields the protein MASTSKAIELQLQVKQNAEELQDFMRDLENWEKDIKQKDMELRRQNGVPEENLPPIRNGNFRKKKKGKVKESSKKTKDENTKNRIKSYDYEAWAKLDVDSILDELDKEESTHDSVSQESESEEDGIHVDSQKALALKEKGNKYFKQGKYDEAIECYTKGMDADPYNPVLPTNRASAYFRLKKFAVAESDCNLAIALNRSYTKAYARRGAARFALQKLEDAKKDYEKVLELEPNNFEATNELRKINQALTSKEDSYPGETDTMVKSDEGEKKQIEEQQNKQQAISEKDRGNAFFKEGKYERAIECYTRGIAADGANALLPANRAMAYLKIQKYEEAEKDCTQAVLLDGSYSKAFARRGTARTFLGKLSEAKQDFETVLLLEPGNKQAVTELSKIKKELIEKGHWDDVFLDSTQRQNVIKPIDNPPHLGSTKPLKKVIIEETGNLIQTVDVSDSTATVATPECNPVTLASVTATTGTTSKNSSQDDLLPTSGVPKAKVLKIEEISDTSALHSHVNLKKDVCQSFSEKIPTEVDKAPAQFIRTVLPPVPANSFQLESDFRQLKSFPDMLYQYLKQIEPSLYPKLFQKNLDPDVFNQIIKILHDFYIEKEKPSLIFEILQRLSELRRFDMAVMFMSESEKKITCVLFNHIDKSGLNDNSVEELKKRYGG from the exons ATGGCTTCAACAAGTAAAGCAATTGAATTACAACTGCAAGTGAAACAAAATGCAGAAGAGTTACAAGACTTTATGAGGGATTTAGAAAACTGGGAGAAAGATATTAAACAAAAGGATATGGAActtagaagacagaatggtgttCCTGAAGAG AATTTACCTCCTATTCGAAATGGGAAttttaggaaaaagaagaaaggcaaagTTAAAGAGTCATCTAAAAAAACCaaagatgaaaacacaaaaaacagGATAAAATCTTATGATTATGAGGCATGGGCAAAACTTGATGTG GATAGTATTCTTGATGAACTTGACAAAGAAGAGAGTACCCATGATTCTGTGTCTCAAGAATCCGAGTCAGAAGAAGATGGGATTCATGTAGATTCACAAAAGGCTCTTGCTCTAAAAGAAAAG GGCAATAAATACTTCAAACAAGGAAAATACGATGAAGCAATTGAGTGCTACACCAAAGGTATGGATGCTGATCCATATAATCCGGTGTTGCCAACAAACAGAGCATCAGCTTACTTCAGACTGAAAAA attTGCTGTTGCTGAGTCTGATTGTAACTTAGCAATTGCCTTGAATAGAAGTTATACAAAGGCTTATGCAAGACGAGGTGCGGCTCGATTTGCTTTGCAAAAATTAGAGGATGCCAAAAAAG ATTATGAAAAAGTATTAGAACTGGAACCAAATAACTTTGAAGCTACAAATGAACTCAGGAAAATTAATCAG GCTCTAACTTCCAAAGAAGACTCATATCCAGGGGAAACTGATACAATGGTTAAGTCagatgaaggagagaaaaaacaaattgaaGAGCAACAGAATAAACAACAGGCTATTTCGGAAAAAGATCGG GGAAATGCATTTTTCAAAGAGGGGAAATATGAAAGAGCAATCGAATGCTATACTCGAGGGATAGCAGCAGATGGCGCTAATGCCCTTCTTCCAGCTAACAGAGCAATGGCCTATCTGAAGATTCAGAA GTATGAAGAGGCTGAAAAAGACTGCACACAAGCTGTCTTGTTAGATGGCTCGTATTCTAAAGCTTTTGCCAGAAGAGGAACTGCAAGAACATTTTTGGGAAAGCTAAGTGAGGCCAAACAAG atTTTGAAACTGTTTTACTTTTGGAGCCTGGAAATAAACAGGCAGTAACCGaactttccaaaattaaaaaa gaattaaTTGAGAAAGGACACTGGGATGATGTCTTTCTTGATTCTACTCAAAGGCAAAATGTGATAAAACCCATTGATAATCCGCCTCATCTTGGGTCAACT aaGCCACTCAAGAAGGTTATTATTGAAGAAACTGGTAATTTGATACAGACTGTTGATGTGTCAGATAGCACTGCTACCGTGGCTACTCCAGAGTGTAATCCTGTTACCCTGGCAAGTGTAACAGCGACCACAGGCACGACAAGTAAGAACTCGAGCCAAGATGATCTTTTGCCCACAAGTGGTGTCCCAAAagccaaagtattgaaaataGAAGAAATCAGTGATACTTCAGCTCTTCA CTCTCATGTCAATTTGAAAAAGGATGTATGTCAGTCTTTCAGCGAGAAAATTCCTACAGAGGTAGACAAAGCACCTGCTCAGTTTATCAGGACTGTTCTTCCTCCAGTTCCTGCAAACTCATTTCAGCTTGAATCTGATTTCAGACAACTGAAAAGTTTTCCAGATATGTTGTATCAGTACTTGAAG CAaattgaaccatccttgtatcCCAAGTTGTTTCAGAAAAATCTAGATCCAGATGTATTCAACCAAATCATTAAAATTCTGCATGACTTTTACATTGA GAAAGAAAAGCCATCACTCATCTTTGAAATCTTACAAAGACTTTCTGAACTAAGAAGGTTTGATATGGCAGTGATGTTTATGTCAGAATCTGAGAAGAAAA ttacatGTGTGTTATTCAATCACATAGACAAATCAGGATTGAATGATAACTCTGTTGAAGAACTCAAGAAAAGATATGGTGGTTGA
- the RPAP3 gene encoding RNA polymerase II-associated protein 3 isoform X1: protein MLCPGSRGRGESARGLVGKSRKAGPGVSCCRLDAVEEGDWLVKTLQSIMASTSKAIELQLQVKQNAEELQDFMRDLENWEKDIKQKDMELRRQNGVPEENLPPIRNGNFRKKKKGKVKESSKKTKDENTKNRIKSYDYEAWAKLDVDSILDELDKEESTHDSVSQESESEEDGIHVDSQKALALKEKGNKYFKQGKYDEAIECYTKGMDADPYNPVLPTNRASAYFRLKKFAVAESDCNLAIALNRSYTKAYARRGAARFALQKLEDAKKDYEKVLELEPNNFEATNELRKINQALTSKEDSYPGETDTMVKSDEGEKKQIEEQQNKQQAISEKDRGNAFFKEGKYERAIECYTRGIAADGANALLPANRAMAYLKIQKYEEAEKDCTQAVLLDGSYSKAFARRGTARTFLGKLSEAKQDFETVLLLEPGNKQAVTELSKIKKELIEKGHWDDVFLDSTQRQNVIKPIDNPPHLGSTKPLKKVIIEETGNLIQTVDVSDSTATVATPECNPVTLASVTATTGTTSKNSSQDDLLPTSGVPKAKVLKIEEISDTSALHSHVNLKKDVCQSFSEKIPTEVDKAPAQFIRTVLPPVPANSFQLESDFRQLKSFPDMLYQYLKQIEPSLYPKLFQKNLDPDVFNQIIKILHDFYIEKEKPSLIFEILQRLSELRRFDMAVMFMSESEKKITCVLFNHIDKSGLNDNSVEELKKRYGG, encoded by the exons AGATTGGTTGGTCAAAACTCTGCAGTCCATAATGGCTTCAACAAGTAAAGCAATTGAATTACAACTGCAAGTGAAACAAAATGCAGAAGAGTTACAAGACTTTATGAGGGATTTAGAAAACTGGGAGAAAGATATTAAACAAAAGGATATGGAActtagaagacagaatggtgttCCTGAAGAG AATTTACCTCCTATTCGAAATGGGAAttttaggaaaaagaagaaaggcaaagTTAAAGAGTCATCTAAAAAAACCaaagatgaaaacacaaaaaacagGATAAAATCTTATGATTATGAGGCATGGGCAAAACTTGATGTG GATAGTATTCTTGATGAACTTGACAAAGAAGAGAGTACCCATGATTCTGTGTCTCAAGAATCCGAGTCAGAAGAAGATGGGATTCATGTAGATTCACAAAAGGCTCTTGCTCTAAAAGAAAAG GGCAATAAATACTTCAAACAAGGAAAATACGATGAAGCAATTGAGTGCTACACCAAAGGTATGGATGCTGATCCATATAATCCGGTGTTGCCAACAAACAGAGCATCAGCTTACTTCAGACTGAAAAA attTGCTGTTGCTGAGTCTGATTGTAACTTAGCAATTGCCTTGAATAGAAGTTATACAAAGGCTTATGCAAGACGAGGTGCGGCTCGATTTGCTTTGCAAAAATTAGAGGATGCCAAAAAAG ATTATGAAAAAGTATTAGAACTGGAACCAAATAACTTTGAAGCTACAAATGAACTCAGGAAAATTAATCAG GCTCTAACTTCCAAAGAAGACTCATATCCAGGGGAAACTGATACAATGGTTAAGTCagatgaaggagagaaaaaacaaattgaaGAGCAACAGAATAAACAACAGGCTATTTCGGAAAAAGATCGG GGAAATGCATTTTTCAAAGAGGGGAAATATGAAAGAGCAATCGAATGCTATACTCGAGGGATAGCAGCAGATGGCGCTAATGCCCTTCTTCCAGCTAACAGAGCAATGGCCTATCTGAAGATTCAGAA GTATGAAGAGGCTGAAAAAGACTGCACACAAGCTGTCTTGTTAGATGGCTCGTATTCTAAAGCTTTTGCCAGAAGAGGAACTGCAAGAACATTTTTGGGAAAGCTAAGTGAGGCCAAACAAG atTTTGAAACTGTTTTACTTTTGGAGCCTGGAAATAAACAGGCAGTAACCGaactttccaaaattaaaaaa gaattaaTTGAGAAAGGACACTGGGATGATGTCTTTCTTGATTCTACTCAAAGGCAAAATGTGATAAAACCCATTGATAATCCGCCTCATCTTGGGTCAACT aaGCCACTCAAGAAGGTTATTATTGAAGAAACTGGTAATTTGATACAGACTGTTGATGTGTCAGATAGCACTGCTACCGTGGCTACTCCAGAGTGTAATCCTGTTACCCTGGCAAGTGTAACAGCGACCACAGGCACGACAAGTAAGAACTCGAGCCAAGATGATCTTTTGCCCACAAGTGGTGTCCCAAAagccaaagtattgaaaataGAAGAAATCAGTGATACTTCAGCTCTTCA CTCTCATGTCAATTTGAAAAAGGATGTATGTCAGTCTTTCAGCGAGAAAATTCCTACAGAGGTAGACAAAGCACCTGCTCAGTTTATCAGGACTGTTCTTCCTCCAGTTCCTGCAAACTCATTTCAGCTTGAATCTGATTTCAGACAACTGAAAAGTTTTCCAGATATGTTGTATCAGTACTTGAAG CAaattgaaccatccttgtatcCCAAGTTGTTTCAGAAAAATCTAGATCCAGATGTATTCAACCAAATCATTAAAATTCTGCATGACTTTTACATTGA GAAAGAAAAGCCATCACTCATCTTTGAAATCTTACAAAGACTTTCTGAACTAAGAAGGTTTGATATGGCAGTGATGTTTATGTCAGAATCTGAGAAGAAAA ttacatGTGTGTTATTCAATCACATAGACAAATCAGGATTGAATGATAACTCTGTTGAAGAACTCAAGAAAAGATATGGTGGTTGA